A single Desulfovibrio piger DNA region contains:
- the murD gene encoding UDP-N-acetylmuramoyl-L-alanine--D-glutamate ligase — protein sequence MAQNEDRGRCIKAGELAVVVGAGRSGKAAARLLLRQGARVRLLESNPQALDEAQAAALRAEGIELVLGEQGPELFAGAGLVVPSPGLPVVRLRELMGPHAHAAGTEILAEMELAWRALDGEPVLAVTGTSGKTTTVSLAAAMLREQGLRVFLGGNIGTPLSEYLLAGEKADVLVLETSSFQLQCCSTFHPRVAVVLNISPNHLDYHKDMEEYIEAKFRLFRCQTEDDLAVLAPGLEEAAARFGLRARKVWIRPEGRFPDCPLFGQHNQFNAEAAWQACRPFGVTLENAARAVAAFKPLPNRLESVARVHGVLYVNDSKCTTVAALKVALEAMDHPVHLLCGGKFKGGDLDGMKELLRRKVRSVSLYGASREIFEAAWQGVVPLSWHERMEDAVLALQGRMAAGDVVLLAPATSSFDQYRNYVERGNDFKRIVGSLA from the coding sequence ATGGCTCAGAATGAAGATCGTGGCCGGTGCATCAAGGCCGGTGAACTGGCTGTCGTGGTGGGCGCCGGGCGTTCCGGCAAGGCCGCGGCCCGTCTTCTGCTGCGGCAGGGCGCCCGGGTGCGCCTGCTGGAGAGCAATCCCCAGGCCCTGGACGAAGCGCAGGCCGCGGCCCTGCGCGCGGAAGGCATCGAGCTGGTGCTGGGGGAACAGGGACCGGAGCTCTTTGCCGGTGCCGGGCTGGTGGTGCCCAGCCCCGGCCTGCCCGTGGTGCGTCTGCGCGAGCTGATGGGCCCTCATGCCCATGCGGCCGGCACGGAGATCCTGGCCGAGATGGAACTGGCCTGGCGTGCGCTTGACGGTGAACCCGTGCTGGCGGTGACCGGCACCAGCGGCAAGACCACCACGGTCAGCCTGGCGGCGGCCATGTTGCGGGAGCAGGGCCTGCGCGTCTTCCTGGGCGGCAATATCGGCACGCCCCTTTCGGAATATCTGCTCGCCGGCGAAAAAGCCGACGTGCTGGTGCTGGAGACCTCGAGCTTCCAGCTCCAGTGCTGTTCCACCTTCCATCCCCGTGTGGCCGTGGTGCTGAACATCTCGCCCAACCATCTGGATTACCACAAGGACATGGAAGAATACATCGAGGCCAAGTTCCGCCTGTTCCGCTGCCAGACGGAAGATGATCTGGCGGTGCTGGCGCCCGGTCTGGAAGAGGCCGCCGCCCGTTTCGGCCTCAGGGCCCGCAAGGTCTGGATCCGGCCCGAAGGCCGTTTCCCCGACTGCCCCCTGTTCGGGCAGCACAACCAGTTCAATGCCGAGGCCGCCTGGCAGGCCTGCCGTCCCTTCGGCGTGACGCTGGAGAATGCCGCGCGTGCCGTGGCCGCCTTCAAGCCCCTGCCCAACCGCCTGGAATCCGTGGCCCGCGTGCATGGCGTGCTCTATGTGAACGATTCCAAATGCACCACGGTGGCCGCCCTGAAGGTGGCGCTGGAAGCCATGGATCATCCTGTGCACCTGCTGTGCGGCGGCAAGTTCAAGGGCGGGGATCTGGACGGCATGAAGGAGCTGCTGCGCCGCAAGGTCCGAAGCGTGAGCCTGTACGGGGCCAGCCGCGAGATCTTCGAGGCGGCCTGGCAGGGCGTGGTGCCCCTGAGCTGGCATGAGCGCATGGAAGACGCCGTCCTGGCCCTGCAGGGCCGGATGGCGGCAGGCGATGTGGTCCTGCTGGCACCGGCGACCTCCAGCTTTGACCAGTACCGCAACTATGTGGAACGCGGCAACGACTTCAAGCGCATCGTGGGAAGCCTGGCATGA
- the mraY gene encoding phospho-N-acetylmuramoyl-pentapeptide-transferase, protein MLYNLLVPWASEWTALNVFRYITFRSMAAFITALVLSILLGPRFIAWLRRLKCGQHILHEVTAHACKEGTPTMGGLLMLFSLTVSLLLWADLGNFYIWQTLLVFWGFAAVGFWDDMTKLRHAENRGISGRAKLAGQLVVAVVAMLFLVMDPGYSSQLSIPFIKDWAPDLGPFYLPFGVFVMVASSNAVNLTDGLDGLAIGPCIVAGIVFAIFIYVTGHARFATYLLLPYMPGVGEVTVFCAALVGAGLGFLWFNAYPAQVFMGDVGSLALGGVLGYLALLCKQELILAVVGGLFVAETLSVIMQVSYFRWTGGKRLFRMAPLHHHFELKGVPESKIIIRFWITSILLGLVALSVLKLR, encoded by the coding sequence ATGCTGTACAACCTTCTGGTACCGTGGGCGTCCGAATGGACGGCGCTCAATGTTTTCCGGTACATCACCTTCCGTTCCATGGCCGCGTTCATCACGGCCCTGGTGCTCTCCATCCTGCTGGGGCCCCGGTTCATCGCCTGGCTGCGCCGTCTCAAATGCGGCCAGCATATCCTGCATGAGGTGACGGCCCATGCCTGCAAGGAAGGCACGCCCACCATGGGCGGCCTGCTGATGCTCTTCAGTCTCACGGTCAGCCTGCTGCTCTGGGCGGATCTGGGCAATTTCTACATCTGGCAGACCCTGCTGGTGTTCTGGGGCTTCGCGGCCGTGGGCTTCTGGGACGACATGACCAAACTGCGCCATGCCGAGAACCGCGGCATCAGCGGCCGGGCCAAACTGGCGGGCCAGCTGGTGGTGGCCGTGGTGGCCATGCTCTTTTTGGTCATGGACCCCGGCTATTCCAGCCAGCTGAGCATCCCCTTCATCAAGGACTGGGCCCCCGACCTGGGTCCCTTCTACCTGCCGTTCGGGGTCTTCGTGATGGTGGCCTCGTCCAATGCCGTCAACCTCACCGACGGTCTGGACGGCCTGGCCATCGGCCCCTGCATCGTGGCCGGCATCGTTTTCGCCATCTTCATCTATGTGACCGGCCATGCCCGCTTCGCCACATATCTGCTGCTGCCCTACATGCCGGGCGTCGGTGAGGTCACGGTGTTCTGTGCGGCCCTGGTGGGCGCGGGGCTGGGCTTTTTGTGGTTCAATGCCTATCCGGCCCAGGTCTTCATGGGCGATGTGGGCTCGCTGGCCCTGGGCGGTGTGCTCGGCTATCTGGCCCTGCTCTGCAAGCAGGAACTCATCCTGGCCGTGGTGGGCGGCCTGTTCGTGGCCGAGACCCTGTCGGTCATCATGCAGGTGAGCTATTTCCGCTGGACAGGCGGCAAGCGCCTGTTCCGCATGGCTCCCCTGCATCACCATTTTGAACTGAAGGGCGTCCCGGAATCAAAAATCATCATCCGGTTCTGGATCACGTCCATCCTGCTGGGTCTGGTGGCCCTGTCGGTGCTGAAACTGCGCTGA